In Palaemon carinicauda isolate YSFRI2023 chromosome 28, ASM3689809v2, whole genome shotgun sequence, the sequence agtctctttgtCTTCGCGGTTGCAAAGAGATCCCCGAGAGGACGACCCCATCAACGCCACAGACTTTTGCAGACGTCTCAGTGTAAAATCCATTCCGTGGGTAGAatctgacccctcctgctgagtctgtctgcactcacacTGTTTGACTCCCAGATATAAACCGAGTCAAGAGAgttactttcctttcctctgcccatatgagaagaggtcttgctatctcgtacaaagtCCACGAGTGGGTCCCGCCATATTTTGTTATGTAGGCCAGAGCAGTAGTGCTGTCCGCGTTGATTTGGACAACTTTGCCCCTGATATGcttttcgaagcctttgagggccagatgaaTTGCCAAATTCTCCTTTTGATTTATAtggagagatgtttgctccacTGTCCAAGCTCCCAAGAGTTCCTTCTttcccaccccgagtttgaggggtcggaacacaacacgaggtccgggctcttctgatgtaaagacaagccttccttcagtctgtgttcgttgttccaccactgaagatgagacttgatggagttCGTGATGGGAAGTGCTTCTCTGTTGAGACTGTCCCATTTCTTCCAATgatgattgagatgaaactgaaggggacgaAAATGCAACCTCCCTAGAGTCATGAACTTTTCTAATGATGAGtgtgtccccagaaggctcattcATTCCCTTACGGAACTGAGTTCTTTCTTCAGAAAAGCTTGGATCTTTTGGAGAGCTGACTGTATTCTCACAGGcaacggaaaagcctgaaaagtccgactgtgaatctccatccccaaataaagaatctcctgggatggagtcagttgcgattttttcgaactcaccaggaggcccagttccttggttaaTTCCAGAGTTATTcttaggtccttcaaacaacaatctaAAGGAGgcggctcttatcagccaatcgtccaggtacagggaggccctgatccccctcgaatgcagcatgcttgctacattcagcatgatctttgtAAACAATAGAGGGGctgtgcagagtccgaaacaaagagcccggaattggaagaccttgttcccgtccatgaatctcagataatgtctgcagctgggatgtattGGTATATGGAAATAGGCGTCTTGGAGGTCTATCGAGATCATCCAATCGTCCCTCCTTACCGCTGCAAGaaccgtcttctgagtctccattgtAAACGTCgtattctggacgtaaccatttaaaaCACATGTCCAGAACCGATCTCCACTCCCCCAAACTCTTGGGGACTAAGAAAagtcggttgtaaaaccccggagatgttaCATCCTGCACTTTCTCTATTGCTTGCTTTTTTAATAATTgagacatctgaagccgcatggcttgcttcttcagaccctccctgtatttgggcgaaagatccaccggatctgttacTAATGGAGGAATCGATAAGAAAGGGCCTTTGTAACCCTCccttaacacttggacggaccaggggtccgctccattcttctcccaggccttccagaagtagatcagcctggcacccactgctatctgaaggatagggcagtcagactctatcTCGGCCAGTCTTGGTTCCTCTGCTCCAAGGTTTCTGCTGTCTGGTTTGAAAGAACCTCTTCCGGAAActttaccacgaaagggctgagaagGCCGAACACCCGAAGAGGCTTCCTTAGTTTTACGAGAAGTAAAGGTAGAAGGCAGAACTTTCCTAGCCGTGTTGGTCATCaaatcatgcgtggccttctgGGTAAGAGCAATTGCAACCTCTCCTACCAGCTCTGGCGGAAATAATGTAGAAGACAAAGGAGCGAACAATAGTTACGCTTTCTGATAAGGAGAAACCCCCGCCGAGAGAAAAGAACACATAGTGGCCCTTTTCTTAAGGATTCCAGCTGTGAAAAGGGCAGCtaactcgttagagccatccctcacacctttgtccaagcaggacatcaaatgaacaaggccACTAGTGTCTGTGTCCTTCATATTGGATACCCtcgtacttaaggctcccaaagaccagtctaggAAATTCAGCACTTCAAAGGCCCTAAACAAACCCTTAAGTAAATGGTCGAACTCTGCCATTGACCACCATACCTTTGTTTTCCTTAAGGCCAGACGACGAGACGAATCCAAGCAGAGGAAGGAAATCCCAAGCCCAgtacttcaccagtctcgtaccacacactggatTTAGAGGGCAATCTTACCGGAGGAAAAGCAAAGGCCAATTTGCCAATAGCTCTCTTCTTGTCCATCCAGGAACGCATTAACTTTAAGGCCTGTTTAGAAGAACGTGAAAGCACCATCTTAGTTTAAACAGGCACTTTGGTTGCTTTAACTAAGATAAattctgaaggaggagaacgaggggccacaggggtaaaatgttCAGGAAAAACCTCCGTAAGAATTAACATACACTTTctaagatcaacagcatgttgataatgtttatCTTCTTGATGATCAGAAACttcctctaaaggttcgtccatatcggacttttcttcaagttcatcttctggcagtgcagaaactgctgcagcctgaactgaaggaacaAAGTCTGAATGAGACTGATTGCCAACATCACTATCTGCATCCAACCGAAGAGGAGAGGTAGAGGTCGACTGATGTATGACGTGGACAGGTCGACGCTCGACATCAATGGT encodes:
- the LOC137621917 gene encoding uncharacterized protein: MKDTDTSGLVHLMSCLDKELVGEVAIALTQKATHDLMTNTARKVLPSTFTSRKTKEASSGVRPSQPFRGKVSGRGSFKPDSRNLGAEEPRLAEIESDCPILQIAVGARLIYFWKAWEKNGADPWSVQVLREGYKGPFLSIPPLVTDPVDLSPKYREGLKKQAMRLQMSQLLKKQAIEKVQDVTSPGFYNRLFLVPKSLGEWRSVLDMCFKWLRPEYDVYNGDSEDGSCSAPLLFTKIMLNVASMLHSRGIRASLYLDDWLIRAASFRLLFEGPKNNSGINQGTGPPGEFEKIATDSIPGDSLFGDGDSQSDFSGFSVACENTVSSPKDPSFSEERTQFRKGMNEPSGDTLIIRKVHDSREVAFSSPSVSSQSSLEEMGQSQQRSTSHHELHQVSSSVVEQRTQTEGRLVFTSEEPGPRVVFRPLKLGVGKKELLGAWTVEQTSLHINQKENLAIHLALKGFEKHIRGKVVQINADSTTALAYITKYGGTHSWTLYEIARPLLIWAEERKVTLLTRFISGSQTV